One part of the Sorangiineae bacterium MSr11954 genome encodes these proteins:
- a CDS encoding 3-deoxy-7-phosphoheptulonate synthase — protein MIIILKPDIAPDGPEVRELVAQAARYPNIAAKVYSYRGENHVLTEVHLIGETKVIPAEPFAEQAHVVRVVRVSEKYRLLGRHDGQIDAVGFEYRGIRFGQDTLHVFPGLCAVDNRANVEATFAAIGAAGVKTARMGAYKPRTSPYDFQGHGKDCLPYVFELAAKYGIQVVAMEITREAHLDEIREALQRAGNPTGVMLQIGTRNAQNFELLKVVGQQREFPVLFKRGMGITLEEALNACEYVASEGNTSIVFCLRGVKSHLGAPHRNLIDFSHVPVVKRLTRLPVCVDPSHSAGRRTLSPDGISEIHHATAEGIILGANMVLVDFHPDPAHALCDGPQALTLDELPNFLEDVRLVRETYLQRVERARKRAAT, from the coding sequence ATGATCATCATACTCAAGCCGGATATCGCGCCCGACGGCCCCGAGGTTCGTGAGTTGGTCGCGCAAGCCGCGCGTTATCCCAATATCGCCGCCAAGGTTTACTCCTACCGCGGCGAAAACCACGTGCTCACGGAGGTCCACCTCATCGGCGAGACCAAAGTGATCCCCGCCGAACCCTTCGCGGAGCAGGCCCACGTCGTCCGGGTGGTGCGCGTCTCGGAGAAGTACCGTTTGCTGGGCCGCCACGACGGGCAGATCGACGCGGTGGGCTTCGAGTACCGCGGCATCCGCTTTGGCCAGGACACGCTCCACGTGTTTCCCGGACTGTGCGCGGTAGACAATCGTGCAAATGTCGAAGCCACCTTTGCCGCCATCGGCGCAGCGGGTGTCAAAACGGCACGAATGGGAGCGTACAAGCCGCGCACCAGCCCGTACGACTTTCAAGGGCACGGCAAAGACTGCCTGCCGTACGTGTTCGAGCTCGCGGCCAAATACGGCATTCAGGTCGTGGCCATGGAGATCACGCGCGAGGCGCACCTGGACGAAATCCGGGAGGCTTTGCAGCGGGCGGGCAACCCCACCGGGGTCATGCTCCAGATTGGGACGCGCAATGCGCAGAACTTCGAGCTCCTCAAGGTCGTGGGGCAACAGCGCGAGTTTCCGGTTCTTTTTAAGCGGGGGATGGGCATCACCCTCGAAGAGGCCCTCAACGCGTGCGAATACGTCGCCAGCGAAGGGAACACGAGCATCGTGTTCTGTCTGCGTGGTGTCAAATCGCACCTGGGGGCGCCGCATCGCAATCTCATCGACTTTTCGCACGTGCCCGTGGTGAAGCGGCTCACGCGGCTCCCCGTGTGCGTCGATCCTTCGCACTCCGCCGGGCGCCGCACCCTTTCGCCCGACGGCATCAGCGAGATCCACCACGCCACGGCCGAGGGGATCATCCTGGGCGCCAACATGGTCCTGGTCGACTTCCACCCCGATCCGGCGCACGCCCTCTGCGATGGGCCGCAAGCGCTCACCCTGGACGAATTGCCGAATTTTCTCGAGGATGTGCGGCTCGTCCGCGAGACGTATCTGCAGCGGGTGGAGCGCGCCCGCAAGCGGGCGGCCACATAG
- a CDS encoding fumarate reductase/succinate dehydrogenase flavoprotein subunit, translating to MPSAQSQSTSSDGSARYETHEHDVIIIGAGGAGLRAAIEASALGLDVGLICKSLLGKAHTVMAEGGVAAALGNVEPKDNWKVHFRDTMKGGRYLNQWRMAQLHAMEAPDRVNELEEWGALFDRTADGRILQRNFGGHKYPRLAHVGDRTGLEMIRTLQQHGIHTGMKVYMECTVTRLLTTPGSGGGSGAPGASGQEEGDAVAGAFGYWRESGRFVLFRAKAVVLATGGIGRAFQINSNSWECTGDGQALAYLAGAELMDMEFMQFHPTGMVWPPSVRGTLITEGVRGEGGTLRNKDQKRIMFDYIHPLYANETAPTEEEADRWLALSTSGKMDKNVRRTPDLLPRDIVARAIHAEVKAGRGSPHGGVFLDIATRRTAADIKRKLPAMYHQFKELGDVDITKEPMEVGPTAHYTMGGIRVDPETQQTRVRGLFAAGECAAGMHGANRLGGNSLSDLLVFGRIAGLHAGRHAKERSGLPSLDLGQIEDAAREALAPFERSSGPNPFALHEELKDAMQTYVGIIRTEEDLSEGLRRLEALRERAGTIRIDGNRHYNAGWHETIDMRNLLIVSEAMARAAVLRKESRGAHARDDFPDTDKEHFAKVNIVSRKHGDTMEVREVPLPPIPGEIKQVLEEE from the coding sequence ATGCCTTCTGCACAATCGCAATCGACGTCGTCGGATGGTTCTGCGCGTTACGAGACACACGAGCACGATGTCATCATCATCGGCGCCGGGGGTGCGGGGTTGCGCGCGGCCATCGAGGCCTCGGCCTTGGGGCTCGACGTGGGGCTGATCTGCAAATCCCTGCTCGGCAAAGCGCACACCGTGATGGCCGAAGGGGGCGTGGCGGCCGCGCTGGGGAACGTGGAGCCAAAGGACAACTGGAAGGTCCACTTTCGCGACACCATGAAGGGCGGCCGTTACCTCAATCAGTGGAGGATGGCCCAGCTCCACGCCATGGAGGCCCCGGATCGGGTGAACGAGCTGGAAGAGTGGGGCGCCCTCTTCGATCGCACGGCCGATGGCCGCATCCTGCAGCGCAACTTCGGCGGTCACAAATACCCGCGCCTCGCCCACGTCGGCGATCGCACGGGGCTCGAGATGATCCGCACCCTGCAGCAGCACGGCATTCACACCGGCATGAAGGTGTACATGGAGTGCACCGTCACCCGTCTGCTCACCACGCCCGGCTCCGGCGGCGGCTCCGGAGCTCCCGGCGCCTCTGGACAAGAGGAGGGCGACGCCGTCGCAGGCGCATTTGGCTATTGGCGCGAGAGCGGCCGCTTCGTCCTCTTTCGGGCGAAGGCGGTGGTGTTGGCCACGGGGGGCATCGGGCGCGCATTTCAGATCAACTCCAACTCGTGGGAGTGCACCGGCGATGGGCAGGCGCTCGCCTACCTCGCGGGCGCGGAGCTCATGGATATGGAGTTCATGCAGTTTCACCCCACCGGCATGGTGTGGCCGCCGTCGGTGCGGGGCACGCTCATCACCGAGGGGGTGCGCGGCGAAGGTGGAACGCTTCGCAACAAAGATCAGAAGCGCATCATGTTCGACTACATCCACCCGCTCTACGCCAACGAGACGGCGCCCACGGAGGAGGAGGCCGACCGCTGGCTGGCGCTCAGCACCAGCGGCAAGATGGACAAGAACGTGCGCCGCACGCCGGATCTCCTCCCGCGCGACATCGTGGCGCGCGCGATCCACGCCGAGGTGAAGGCGGGGCGCGGCAGCCCGCACGGGGGCGTCTTCCTCGACATTGCCACGCGGCGCACGGCGGCGGACATCAAGCGAAAGCTGCCGGCCATGTACCATCAGTTCAAAGAGCTGGGCGACGTGGACATCACCAAGGAGCCCATGGAGGTCGGCCCCACGGCGCACTACACCATGGGCGGCATCCGCGTCGATCCGGAGACGCAGCAGACGCGCGTGCGCGGTCTCTTCGCGGCGGGCGAGTGCGCGGCCGGCATGCACGGCGCAAACCGTCTCGGCGGCAATTCGCTCTCGGATCTCCTGGTCTTCGGGCGCATCGCCGGGCTTCACGCCGGGCGCCACGCCAAGGAGCGGAGCGGGCTCCCCTCGCTCGACCTCGGGCAAATCGAGGACGCGGCGCGCGAGGCGCTCGCGCCCTTCGAGCGAAGCAGCGGGCCCAACCCCTTTGCGCTCCACGAGGAGCTGAAGGACGCGATGCAGACGTACGTCGGCATTATCCGCACCGAGGAGGACTTGAGCGAGGGCCTCCGCCGTCTGGAGGCGCTGCGCGAGCGGGCGGGCACGATCCGCATCGACGGCAACCGCCATTACAACGCGGGGTGGCACGAGACCATCGACATGCGCAACCTGCTCATCGTCTCGGAGGCCATGGCGCGCGCCGCCGTGCTCCGCAAAGAGAGCCGCGGCGCGCACGCCCGCGACGACTTCCCCGACACCGACAAAGAGCATTTCGCCAAGGTGAACATCGTATCGCGCAAGCACGGCGACACGATGGAGGTCCGCGAAGTTCCCCTTCCGCCCATTCCGGGCGAGATCAAACAAGTCCTGGAGGAGGAGTGA
- a CDS encoding S9 family peptidase, with protein sequence MSEIVRSGKLVFAVCALSACAGGGSPSTKVGPVPGVAPGTSPAVGGERAPSFAQLPPISKDVPYALAQSNGFTLGEPRRATPTEDGRFVFFLKPVGPDDPRSALWEVDVAKGAVRELLRPDALLAGKEALSPEEKARRERARIRGGGFTSFEATADGSVLVVGLSGRLFALTRATGKTRELPVGKGAMDPHLSPDGTKVAYVRDNDVYVVPLAGGTESAVTRGGTATNPHGVAEFLAEEEFGRHRGFWWSPDGRAILYEEADLSNVPKLTFVDPAHPENPAQTVAYPKTGAPHAVVRLALARLGAAAAGAAGAAGAAGAPARKVTWDIGRYPYLMRVVWTKNAPPTLYVEDRAWQHGALLAVDPDTGTTRVLLTEEDSAWLGTDTSVPRWLPDGSGFLWSTERHGAWELELHDRTGAKTSTVTAPAMGYRALRGVDAEKRIAYVAASGDPKRVELWAAPFDGGAPRAVFRNTEGTVFANFDGGGHVFSFYEGTMRGDNRFGVRSVDGAVNVAIPSSAKEPPFLPNIEYTTVGKDAVQVVILRPRTFDPKRRYPVIDNIYGGPAGVMVTAGAKRYLEAQWIADAADAIVVSLDARGTVNRDRAWLRAVRDRFGQLPVEEHAEALSLLAKKYPEMDGAHVGIFGWSAGGYFSAMAVLRRPDVFKAAVSGASVADLSDYDAVMEEILGAYPNKGYEDGSLLTWAARPPTASAPARPLLLIHGTADDNVYFFHALKFAEAMARAGRPMEFMPLCGQTHMVSDPDAMAAANKRIAEFFREHLRDATSP encoded by the coding sequence ATGTCCGAGATCGTGCGAAGTGGGAAGCTCGTGTTCGCAGTGTGTGCGCTGAGCGCGTGCGCGGGCGGGGGATCGCCATCGACCAAGGTCGGGCCGGTGCCGGGGGTCGCGCCGGGGACCTCACCTGCGGTGGGTGGCGAGCGCGCGCCTTCTTTTGCGCAGCTGCCGCCCATATCCAAGGATGTTCCCTATGCGCTGGCGCAATCGAACGGGTTCACCTTGGGGGAGCCGCGCCGTGCGACGCCCACCGAGGATGGGCGCTTCGTCTTTTTCCTGAAGCCCGTTGGCCCCGACGATCCCCGAAGCGCGCTCTGGGAGGTCGACGTCGCCAAGGGGGCCGTCCGCGAGCTGCTCCGCCCCGACGCCTTGTTGGCCGGCAAAGAGGCGCTCTCGCCCGAGGAAAAAGCGCGGCGCGAGCGCGCGCGCATCCGGGGCGGCGGCTTTACGTCGTTCGAGGCGACCGCCGATGGCTCGGTCTTGGTCGTGGGGCTCTCGGGGCGGCTGTTTGCGCTGACGCGGGCGACCGGAAAGACGCGCGAGCTCCCGGTGGGCAAAGGCGCGATGGATCCCCATCTCTCGCCGGACGGGACCAAGGTCGCGTACGTGCGCGACAACGATGTGTACGTCGTGCCGCTCGCGGGCGGCACGGAGAGCGCAGTCACGCGCGGGGGCACGGCGACGAACCCGCACGGGGTGGCGGAGTTTCTGGCGGAGGAGGAGTTCGGGCGCCATCGCGGCTTTTGGTGGTCGCCGGACGGCCGGGCGATCTTGTACGAAGAGGCCGACCTTTCGAACGTTCCAAAGCTGACCTTCGTCGATCCGGCGCACCCGGAGAACCCCGCGCAGACCGTCGCGTACCCCAAGACGGGCGCGCCGCACGCCGTCGTTCGCCTGGCCTTGGCGCGGCTCGGGGCCGCTGCTGCGGGGGCCGCCGGCGCCGCGGGTGCCGCAGGAGCACCGGCGCGCAAGGTGACGTGGGATATCGGGCGCTATCCGTATTTGATGCGGGTGGTGTGGACGAAGAACGCGCCCCCCACCCTCTATGTGGAGGACCGCGCATGGCAGCACGGCGCGCTCTTGGCGGTGGATCCCGACACGGGGACCACGCGCGTGCTCTTGACCGAGGAAGACTCCGCGTGGCTCGGGACCGACACGTCCGTGCCGCGCTGGCTCCCCGATGGTAGCGGCTTTCTCTGGTCGACCGAGCGCCATGGCGCATGGGAGCTGGAGCTCCACGATCGAACCGGCGCAAAGACGTCCACCGTCACGGCGCCCGCGATGGGCTACCGCGCGCTTCGCGGCGTCGATGCCGAAAAGCGAATCGCCTATGTTGCAGCCTCGGGCGATCCAAAGCGGGTCGAGCTCTGGGCGGCGCCCTTCGACGGAGGAGCGCCCCGGGCCGTGTTTCGAAACACGGAGGGGACGGTGTTCGCCAACTTCGATGGCGGCGGTCACGTCTTTTCGTTCTACGAGGGGACCATGCGCGGGGACAATCGCTTCGGCGTGCGCTCCGTGGATGGCGCCGTGAACGTGGCCATACCGTCTTCCGCCAAGGAGCCGCCCTTTCTACCGAACATCGAGTACACCACGGTGGGAAAGGACGCCGTGCAGGTCGTGATTTTGCGGCCGCGCACCTTCGATCCCAAGCGTCGCTATCCGGTGATCGACAACATCTACGGCGGGCCCGCCGGCGTGATGGTGACCGCCGGCGCCAAGCGTTACCTCGAAGCGCAATGGATCGCAGACGCGGCCGACGCCATCGTCGTCTCGCTCGATGCGCGCGGCACCGTGAACCGCGATCGGGCGTGGCTGCGCGCCGTTCGCGATCGCTTCGGCCAGCTGCCGGTCGAAGAGCACGCCGAGGCGCTGTCGTTGCTCGCGAAGAAGTACCCGGAGATGGATGGCGCGCACGTGGGCATCTTTGGTTGGTCCGCCGGGGGATACTTCTCCGCCATGGCGGTCCTTCGGCGCCCGGATGTCTTCAAGGCTGCCGTCAGCGGGGCGAGCGTGGCCGATTTGAGCGACTACGACGCGGTCATGGAGGAGATCCTCGGCGCGTACCCCAACAAGGGCTACGAGGATGGTTCGCTCCTTACGTGGGCCGCGCGCCCGCCCACCGCCTCTGCGCCGGCGCGTCCGCTTCTTTTGATTCACGGTACGGCCGACGACAATGTCTATTTCTTTCACGCGCTCAAGTTCGCCGAGGCCATGGCCCGCGCGGGGCGGCCCATGGAGTTCATGCCGCTGTGCGGGCAAACCCATATGGTCTCCGACCCCGACGCCATGGCGGCCGCCAACAAGCGCATCGCGGAGTTCTTCCGCGAGCACCTGCGCGATGCAACGAGTCCCTAG
- a CDS encoding zinc metallopeptidase, producing MRWDEDHESRDVIDKRGSSDDGGGPRGPGLLGLLPLLGPLLRSPFGWIILLGIAGYYVVSQLGLFGGPTRAVRQEHAPGVTAGDPQKELVHFVSFVLDDNQETWTREFSERKMPYQRAKLVLFTNRTATGCGYGQSATGPFYCPADSRVYIDLGFYQELSGRLGARGQFAQAYVIAHEIGHHVQNLLGTEAKVQGRGGADKGPTSGSVRLELQADCYAGIWAHSTGERKLLEEGDIESAIGAATAIGDDRLQKMSTGTVSPERWTHGSSQQRVRWFKRGYETGKMESCDTFAAQQL from the coding sequence ATGCGCTGGGACGAAGATCACGAGAGCCGCGACGTCATCGACAAGCGCGGCAGCTCCGATGACGGTGGCGGTCCGCGAGGGCCCGGGTTGCTCGGGCTCTTGCCGCTCCTCGGCCCGCTTCTGCGCAGCCCCTTCGGTTGGATCATCTTGCTCGGCATCGCGGGCTATTACGTGGTGAGCCAGCTGGGGCTCTTTGGCGGCCCCACGCGCGCGGTGCGGCAAGAGCATGCTCCGGGGGTCACCGCGGGCGATCCGCAGAAGGAGCTGGTGCACTTCGTGTCGTTCGTCCTCGACGACAACCAAGAGACGTGGACCCGCGAGTTCTCCGAGCGAAAGATGCCGTATCAACGCGCCAAGCTGGTGCTCTTCACCAACCGCACCGCCACCGGGTGCGGCTACGGGCAATCGGCCACCGGTCCGTTCTACTGTCCCGCCGATTCGCGCGTGTACATCGATCTCGGCTTCTACCAGGAGCTCTCGGGCCGCCTGGGCGCGCGCGGGCAGTTTGCGCAGGCGTACGTCATCGCGCACGAGATCGGCCACCACGTGCAGAACCTCCTCGGCACCGAGGCGAAGGTGCAAGGTCGCGGCGGCGCGGACAAGGGGCCGACCAGTGGATCGGTGCGCCTGGAGCTGCAAGCCGATTGCTACGCCGGCATCTGGGCGCACTCCACCGGCGAGCGAAAGCTGCTCGAGGAGGGCGACATCGAGTCCGCCATCGGCGCCGCCACCGCCATCGGCGACGACCGATTGCAAAAAATGTCGACGGGCACCGTGAGCCCGGAGCGCTGGACCCACGGCTCCTCGCAGCAACGGGTGCGCTGGTTCAAGCGTGGCTACGAGACCGGAAAAATGGAATCGTGCGATACCTTCGCAGCGCAGCAGTTGTGA
- a CDS encoding teichoic acid biosynthesis protein has product MRILYGVVGEGMGHAMRSRVVLEHLVRENHEVEIMASGRAVDFLSKHFEGVRKIHGYHLIYEENRVRLGKTVWSNVIAGTAGVPENIAAYFELFKSYRPEVVISDFESWTYLYGKTHNLPVLSIDNMQIISRCTHDEAVTRGYEADFQLARAFVKSKLPFSSEYFVTTFFQPPIRKERTRLFPPILRPEIEQAKASARRGEHLLVYQTAEGNEGLARALASAGIECRIYGMRRQIQEEETEENLRYMPFSETRFIEDLATARAVIAGGGFTLMGEAVYLHKPMLSLPVRRQFEQVLNARYLEKLGYGREASQIDAETVKGFLDIVPRCEEKLASYEQTGNLQLFRAVDEFLDRAAAGLV; this is encoded by the coding sequence ATGAGGATCCTTTACGGTGTCGTCGGCGAGGGGATGGGGCACGCCATGCGTTCGCGCGTCGTCCTCGAGCATTTGGTGCGAGAGAACCACGAGGTCGAGATCATGGCCTCCGGTCGCGCGGTCGACTTCTTGTCGAAACACTTCGAGGGGGTGCGCAAGATCCATGGCTACCACCTGATTTACGAAGAGAACCGGGTTCGCCTCGGAAAGACGGTCTGGTCCAACGTCATCGCGGGGACAGCAGGCGTCCCCGAGAATATTGCGGCCTACTTCGAGCTCTTCAAGAGCTACCGGCCGGAGGTCGTCATCAGCGATTTCGAGTCGTGGACGTATTTGTATGGCAAAACGCACAACCTTCCGGTGCTCAGCATCGACAACATGCAGATCATCAGTCGCTGCACGCACGACGAAGCGGTCACGCGCGGCTACGAGGCCGATTTTCAGCTCGCGCGCGCGTTCGTGAAGAGCAAGCTGCCATTTTCGAGCGAGTACTTCGTCACCACGTTCTTTCAGCCGCCCATTCGCAAGGAGAGGACGCGTCTTTTTCCTCCCATTCTCCGGCCCGAGATCGAACAAGCGAAGGCGTCGGCCCGACGTGGCGAACACTTGCTCGTTTATCAAACTGCCGAAGGGAACGAGGGGCTCGCGCGCGCATTGGCCAGCGCCGGCATCGAGTGCCGCATTTACGGCATGCGCCGGCAGATTCAGGAAGAAGAAACCGAAGAAAATCTGCGGTACATGCCCTTTAGCGAGACGCGCTTCATCGAAGACCTCGCCACCGCCCGCGCCGTCATCGCCGGGGGCGGTTTCACATTGATGGGCGAGGCCGTCTATCTGCACAAACCGATGCTCTCCCTCCCCGTCCGCCGTCAGTTCGAGCAAGTGCTCAACGCCCGCTATTTGGAGAAACTCGGCTACGGACGCGAGGCCTCGCAGATCGATGCCGAAACGGTAAAAGGGTTTCTCGACATCGTTCCTCGATGTGAAGAGAAGCTCGCGAGCTACGAACAAACGGGGAATTTGCAGCTATTTCGCGCCGTCGACGAGTTCCTCGATCGAGCCGCGGCCGGCCTCGTCTAA
- a CDS encoding pyridoxal phosphate-dependent aminotransferase has protein sequence MQATGPGVQLDETFAPGPKVGYEPRALTFSHRSSFDSRPNALTLALIEHARVYGNTLLDLTVSNPTEAGIPYDTSSILSALADPRALVYEPHAFGLSSAREAAAREVSELAGLPVDAADVMLTASTSEAYSFLLKLLCDSGDEVLVPQPSYPLFEHLAAFEAVRLVPYPLAYDGAWHIDFAALRRAIGPRTRAVLVVNPNNPTGSFLKRDELAALAGLGLPIVSDEVFASYVLEDDPARTRSVLETSETLVFALGGLSKLAALPQMKVAWTVVGGPRAQRREALARLELIADTFLSVGTPVQHALPTLLATRASAHDAIAQRTRANLEALRTALARAASPATLLRTEGGWYATLRLPRTRSEEAWVLDCLEKDHVYVHPGAFFEFSEEAFLVLSLLTPEANFAEGVRRILDRVEERVEGRVSEPVR, from the coding sequence ATGCAAGCAACCGGCCCGGGTGTCCAACTCGACGAGACCTTCGCCCCTGGGCCCAAAGTCGGCTATGAACCCAGAGCCTTGACCTTCTCGCACCGAAGCTCATTCGATTCGCGGCCCAACGCGCTCACCCTCGCGCTCATCGAGCACGCGCGCGTCTACGGGAACACCCTTTTGGACCTGACGGTCTCCAACCCCACGGAGGCCGGCATCCCCTACGACACGAGCAGCATCCTCTCGGCGTTGGCCGATCCGCGGGCGCTGGTCTACGAGCCGCACGCGTTCGGTCTCTCGAGCGCCCGCGAGGCCGCCGCGCGCGAGGTCTCGGAGCTCGCGGGGCTGCCCGTGGATGCGGCCGACGTGATGCTCACGGCGAGCACGAGCGAAGCGTATTCGTTCCTCCTGAAGCTCCTCTGCGACTCGGGCGACGAAGTGCTCGTCCCGCAGCCGAGCTATCCGCTGTTCGAGCACCTGGCCGCCTTCGAGGCCGTGCGGCTGGTTCCCTATCCGCTGGCCTACGACGGCGCATGGCACATCGATTTTGCGGCGCTGCGCCGCGCCATCGGTCCGCGCACGCGCGCCGTGCTGGTGGTGAACCCGAACAACCCGACCGGTTCTTTCCTCAAACGCGACGAGCTCGCGGCCCTGGCGGGGCTGGGGCTGCCGATCGTTTCGGACGAGGTCTTCGCCAGCTATGTGCTGGAGGACGATCCGGCGCGCACGCGCTCGGTGCTGGAGACGAGCGAGACGTTGGTCTTTGCGCTCGGCGGGCTCTCCAAGCTGGCCGCCCTTCCGCAGATGAAGGTCGCGTGGACGGTGGTGGGCGGCCCTCGGGCGCAGAGGCGGGAAGCGCTCGCGCGCCTCGAGCTCATCGCCGACACGTTTCTCTCCGTGGGCACCCCGGTGCAGCACGCGCTGCCGACCTTGCTCGCCACGCGGGCATCGGCCCACGATGCCATCGCCCAACGCACGCGCGCGAACCTCGAAGCCCTCCGCACCGCCCTCGCGCGCGCCGCGTCGCCGGCGACCTTGCTGCGCACGGAAGGCGGTTGGTACGCGACCTTGCGGCTGCCGCGCACGCGCTCGGAGGAGGCTTGGGTGCTCGACTGCCTCGAGAAGGATCACGTGTACGTGCACCCCGGCGCCTTCTTCGAATTTTCGGAGGAGGCGTTCCTGGTGCTGAGCCTTTTGACCCCCGAGGCCAACTTCGCCGAGGGCGTCCGGCGTATCCTCGATCGTGTCGAGGAGCGTGTCGAAGGGCGTGTCTCGGAGCCGGTTCGCTAG
- a CDS encoding DUF1232 domain-containing protein — protein sequence MSSPRAAARAVPIGYLAAIYRFFRDPNASIVGKLFVFLTVAYVVWPIDAIPDVAPILGWLDDLGIATLALAYLGRVAARYRHALPQAPGAPAP from the coding sequence ATGAGCTCACCTCGCGCGGCCGCGCGTGCCGTTCCCATCGGCTACCTCGCGGCGATCTACCGGTTCTTCCGTGACCCGAACGCGTCCATCGTTGGAAAGCTGTTCGTCTTTCTGACGGTGGCTTACGTGGTGTGGCCGATCGATGCCATTCCCGATGTCGCGCCCATCCTCGGGTGGCTCGACGATTTGGGCATCGCCACCCTGGCGCTCGCCTATTTGGGCCGGGTGGCCGCGCGTTACCGCCATGCGCTCCCGCAAGCGCCGGGAGCACCCGCGCCATGA
- a CDS encoding succinate dehydrogenase/fumarate reductase iron-sulfur subunit, with the protein MAAHPGSNGSKAKAAKLRVFRGTAAGGDFQNYEVETYPGMVVLDAIHDIQAKQSPDLAVRWNCKAGRCGSCSAEVNGKPRLMCMTRMSAYPEGEPITVTPMRAFPIIKDLVTDVSWNFEMAKKIPPFKPRPRDADGNWRMQQIDIDRIQEFRKCIECFLCQNVCHVVRDHQKKEVFSGPRFLIHLATLDMHPLDTLDRREMVKRDFGVGFCNITKCCTEVCPEHITITDNGIIPLKERIADDHYDPVRWLLRKVAGKPRAHKVPAQPTEAGKTADISGRHRVDGGNGKGELER; encoded by the coding sequence ATGGCCGCGCATCCTGGTTCGAACGGTTCGAAGGCGAAGGCGGCGAAGCTCCGCGTGTTCCGAGGCACCGCGGCGGGCGGCGATTTCCAGAACTACGAGGTGGAGACATACCCGGGCATGGTGGTGCTCGATGCCATCCACGACATCCAGGCCAAGCAATCGCCCGACTTGGCGGTGCGCTGGAACTGCAAAGCCGGCCGCTGTGGCTCGTGCAGCGCGGAGGTGAACGGCAAGCCGCGCTTGATGTGCATGACCCGGATGAGCGCCTACCCCGAGGGCGAGCCCATCACCGTCACCCCGATGCGGGCGTTTCCCATCATCAAAGATCTGGTCACCGACGTCTCGTGGAACTTCGAGATGGCCAAGAAGATACCGCCCTTCAAGCCGCGCCCGCGCGACGCCGACGGCAACTGGCGGATGCAGCAGATCGATATCGACCGCATTCAAGAGTTTCGAAAGTGCATCGAGTGCTTCCTCTGCCAGAACGTGTGCCACGTGGTGCGCGATCACCAAAAGAAGGAAGTGTTTTCGGGCCCGCGCTTCCTCATTCACCTGGCCACCCTCGATATGCACCCGCTCGATACGCTCGATCGGCGCGAGATGGTCAAACGCGATTTCGGCGTGGGCTTCTGCAACATCACCAAGTGCTGCACCGAGGTCTGCCCGGAGCACATCACCATCACGGACAATGGCATCATCCCGCTCAAAGAGCGCATCGCCGACGATCACTACGATCCGGTCCGATGGCTTTTGCGCAAGGTCGCGGGCAAGCCGCGCGCGCACAAGGTCCCTGCGCAGCCGACCGAGGCGGGAAAGACGGCCGATATCTCCGGCCGGCACCGGGTCGACGGCGGCAATGGGAAGGGTGAGCTCGAGCGCTGA
- a CDS encoding Nif3-like dinuclear metal center hexameric protein — protein sequence MRVGEIVAILEAIAPTRFAEPWDNVGLLVGDPDAPVSRVLLTIDCTDAVAQEARTRGAEMIVAYHPLIFQPLKRVTPGLVFSAVRDHIAIYSPHTALDVAPGGTNDVLADVIGLVDRVPLREVAVPAPHAFGMGRVGAVAPASREALIARIKAGLGLSHVLVAGPMAGSARRVAVCAGACGDLYRDAIAAGADLYLTGEIRHHDALAAAAAGMTVVCALHSNSERVALGALERTLREKLTVTVERSTADRDPFSIV from the coding sequence ATGCGCGTTGGCGAAATCGTAGCGATCCTCGAAGCAATCGCCCCCACTCGGTTCGCCGAGCCTTGGGACAACGTGGGCCTCTTGGTCGGCGATCCCGACGCGCCCGTGTCGCGCGTGCTCTTGACGATCGACTGCACCGACGCCGTCGCCCAAGAGGCGCGCACCCGCGGCGCCGAGATGATCGTGGCGTATCATCCGCTCATCTTTCAGCCGCTCAAGCGCGTGACCCCCGGCCTCGTCTTCTCGGCGGTTCGGGACCATATCGCCATTTACAGCCCGCACACGGCGCTCGACGTGGCGCCCGGCGGCACCAACGACGTGCTGGCGGATGTCATCGGCCTGGTCGATCGGGTGCCCTTGCGCGAGGTGGCGGTGCCCGCGCCCCATGCGTTCGGCATGGGCCGGGTGGGCGCCGTGGCACCCGCGTCGCGCGAGGCGCTCATCGCGCGGATCAAGGCCGGCCTGGGGCTCTCCCATGTGCTGGTCGCGGGGCCGATGGCGGGAAGCGCGCGCCGGGTCGCCGTTTGCGCGGGCGCGTGCGGCGATCTTTACCGCGATGCCATCGCCGCCGGCGCGGACCTTTACCTCACGGGCGAGATCCGGCACCACGACGCCCTGGCCGCGGCGGCCGCCGGCATGACCGTGGTGTGCGCGCTCCACTCGAACAGCGAGCGGGTGGCGCTAGGCGCGCTGGAGCGCACCTTGCGCGAAAAGCTCACCGTCACCGTGGAACGCAGCACGGCCGACCGCGATCCGTTCTCCATCGTCTAG